The genomic interval TCGTAGGCCGTCTCATCCTCGGCGTAAAGGGCATCTGCTCTTTGGATGCAGAGGTCGGCAATCTTCTCCATGGCGGCTGCGTGGTTTTCGTTGTCTTCCGGCGTGGCGGCCAGCAGAGCCAGGGCACCGTCGAAATCTCCGCTTTGCATGAGCTCATCCGCAGAGGTCAGAACTGAGGCAACGGGTTTCGCGTCCCCTTCCTTATCCGGAGTCTTTTTCACGGCCTTGATGATGAAAATGCCCGCGACGACGACAACCGCGGCTGCCAAAACACTGCATGCGGCAATTATGATATGCTTGCGCCTGCGCTCCCTGCGGCGCAGCCTGGATCTGTAGCTCATAGTGCACCTCGAAAAATGTAAATTAATGTGGGTTTCTGAAAATATGATATACCTTTGCCGGGGCAGAGTAAAGCAAATTGTGAATTGTTTGTAAAGCTGATACAAATACTATGCCTGCTCTGCCGCCCAAAAGAAAAAGGGTTTTGGAGCGGCCCCGGGGAATATATTAAAAAAGCGGAATTCCCATAGAGAGTTTATGACAGGAGGATGGCAATGAATACCAATATGATTATCACAATCGGCAGGCAGTTTGGCAGCGGGGGCAGGGAGATCGGCAGAAAGCTGGCCGAGCGCATGGGCGTGCCTTTTTATGATAAAGAGCTGCTGAGCGAGGCGGCAAAGCAGAGCGGCATCAGCAAGGAGCTTTTCGAGCAGAGCGATGAAAAGCCCACCAACAGCCTGCTCTATGCCCTGGCCATGGGCAGCAGCTATGCGAATCGCCCGCCGCTCAACCACACCATCTTTATGGCGCAGTTCGAGACCATCAAAAAGATCGCGCAAAACGGGCCGTGCGTCATCGTCGGCCGATGCGCAGACTATTCACTGCGGCATATGAAAAATGTCGTCAATGTGTTTATTCATGCCAGCATGGAATACCGCATGGATCGGGCGGTTCGGCTGTATGATGTCCCCGAAAAGCATGTCAAGGGCGTCCTGGCGCGCACGGATAAGCAAAGAGCCAGCTATTATAATTTCTATACGGATCAGGATTGGAACGATATGCGCAACTACGACCTGGCGTTGGACAGCTCGAAAATCGGGGCAGACGGCGCGGTGGAAGTGATTCTGCAATACGCGGAGAGGAAGCAGAAACTGCTGGCGAAATAGCAGAAGGCAAAGGCGGCGCAGGCCGCCTTTTTCCGTGCCGGGAAAGGAAAAATCAGGAAATAAGGAAAGGTTTGCTTACGGGCCGGCGATCTGCTATACTGAAAAAAACATGCGACAGAGGTGTCAGGTATGAGCAGAGCAGATCAGATTTTTTTGCAGAACTGCAAGGATATCTTGCAAAACGGAGTATGGGATACGGATGGCCCGGTGCGCCCAAAGTGGGAGGATGGCGCGCCTGCGCATACCATCAAGCTGTTTGGCATCGTCAACCGCTATAACCTCCAGGAAGAGTTCCCCATCCAAACCATCCGCAAGATCAATTTCAAGGCGGCGCTGGATGAGATTTTCTGGATCTGGCAGAAAAAATCCAATAATATCCGCGATCTTTCCAGCCATATCTGGGATTCCTGGGCAGATGAACAGGGCAGCATCGGCAAGGCATATGGCTATCAGCTGGGCGTCAAGCATCAGTATGCCGAGGGGCAGTTCGATCAGGTAGACCGCGTGCTGTATGATTTAAAGCACAACCCGCACAGCAGAAGGATCATGACCAGTCTCTATACGTTTGCCGATCTGCACGAGATGAACCTCTATCCCTGCGCCTATAGCATGACGTTCAACGTCAGCGGCAATACGCTCAACGCCATTTTAAACCAGCGCTCGCAGGATATGCTCACGGCGAACAGCTGGAATGTCTGCCAATATGCGGCGCTGCTGGCGATGATCGCGAAGGTCAGCGGCCTGAAGGCTGGGGAGCTTGTGCATGTCATTGCGGATGCACATATTTACGACCGGCATGTGCCCATCGTAGAAAAGCTGATGGAGCGGGAAGGATACGCCGCGCCAAAGCTTTGCATGGGGGAAGATATCACCGATTTTTACGCGTTCAATACGGAAAACGTCTGGCTGGAGGAGTATCAGAACTGCGGCGGCGTGGGGAAAATCCCGGTGGCGGTGTAGTATGCAGGCGATTTTATCGGCAGATCAAAACTGGGGCATCGGAAAAGACGGCGGCCTGCTGGTTCGGGTCAGCGAAGATATGAAATTTTTCCGGGAAACCACCCGGGGCCATGCGGTCGTGATGGGCAGAAAGACGTTCGAATCCCTGCCCGGCGCATTGCCCGGGCGGCGCAATATCGTGCTTTCCCGCGGCGGGTTCTGCGCGCCAGGGGTCGAAACCGCAGTGGATGTTGCCGCGCTGTTTGCCCTGCTGGGCGGGCAGAAGGAGGATGCGTTCGTCATCGGCGGCGGGGAGATCTACCGGCTGCTGCTGCCCTATACCGACCGGATTTTGGTTACCAGATGGGATGCGGTTTTGGAGGCAGATACCTTCTTCCCCAACCTAGACGCCTCTGGGGAGTTTTTCCTGGCAGAGCAAAGCCCGCGCCAGGAGAGCGGCGGGCTGGGGTTTACTTTCTGCGAGTATCGGAGAAAGCAGAATTAGAAGCAAATAAAAAGGAGCGCACCCGCGCTCCTTTTTTATTGGCCGCAAAAGCTAATCGGCAAGCGGATTGCCGTTGGCATCCTGGGAAATACTGCCCGTCAGGATGAGAATCCCCTCGATAAATCCCCAAAGCGAACCGACGCCGCAGGTAACCAGCGAAACGATAATCTGCGCAACGCCCTTGCCCGCATAGCCAAGATAAAAGCTGTGCACGCCAAAGCCCCCAAGGAAAATGCCCAGAAGGCCGGCGGCCAGCTTGGATTTTAAGGGCTGCCCGGACTGATTGAAATTGGGATTATAGTTCTGCTGATAGGGGTTGTAGTTTCCCTGATTCTGGTGATTCTGATAGCCCATGCTGCCAAGAGCTACGCCGCATTTGACGCAGACGACGGCATTGGGATCGACTGTGCTCCCGCAGTTTGGGCAATAGGCGCTTCCCGTTCCCTTGCCTGCGCCGCAGTGTGTGCAAAAAGCCGCCATGTCGTCCATGGGCTGGCCACAGTTTCTGCAAAACATCACGCTGATCCTCCTTGTAAAATACTTACTTTAAATTTAATCCCATTATAGTTACAAAAATGCCCATTGTAAATAAAAAATGTAAAATATGCTAAAAAATGGAAGAAGCGAATGCAAGGAGATGATTCATGCGCATAAAAAAAGAGCCGCCTTCAGAAAAAGACGGCTCGGATAGGAAACAATAGATTAGCCAAACAGCCGGCAGAGATACTGCGCCAAAAAGCCCAGGCAGACCAGCGCCAGAATACCCGCATTCCAGCGCTTCTCTGGGAAAACCGCCCCATCCTTCCAAAAGAGAGCCAGCAGATAGGGCAGGGAAAAGACCATCGGATGATACCGCCAGGCGGCGGCAAAATCCAGGCGCAGGCAGGCCAGGAATGCCCGGGTCATTCCGCAGCCCGGGCAGGGGATGCCGAATATGCGGTAGAACGGGCAGCCGATGCCGGAGAGCGCAAAGACAGCCACGAGCGCGGCGCATAGCCCCAGAATCATCCATTTATGTGCATAGCGTTTTGCAAGAGCTTTCACCGCGTCTCCTCCTCGATCAAAAAAGCCAGCGGTGCAGGGCAGCCGTGCTCTGCGCCGCCTGGCTTTATTGTATCACGCCTGCCCGCCGGGGAAAAGAGAAGCTACGCGTTGGCCTCGAGGGGCTCTGCCTGGGCCTTGTTTGCCCGCAGTGTCGAGTAGACCACAGCCCCCAGGATGATGGCCGCGCCAATGTAGTCGCGCAGGGCAGGTGCTTCGTGCAAAAAGAGGAAGGCGAAGAGCGTGCTGTAAATGGGCTCAAGGCAGCTGACGATGCCGGCCATCCGGGCAGAGACATGGCGCAGGGAGGAGACGTAAAGGCTTTGGGCGATGCCGGTGAAAACCACGCCCAGCAGCGCCAAAAGGCCGATATCCCTCAGCGTCAGGGCCGGGCGGCAGACGAAGAGGAAAGGCAGCAGCGAGATGCAGGCAAACAGGTGTTCATAGAGACTGATCTGCGTGCCCGAATATTTCCCGGTAAAGCGCTTGTTGCAAAGCGCCAAGATGGCATAGGTGAAGCCGGAGAAAATGCCCAGCAGGATTCCCTTGGTGGCCTGGTTTTCTAGCTTGAATTCCGGGACGACCACGGCAATCCCCGCAAAGACAACCAGCGCAATGATTACGTTTTCCAGCCGCAGTTTCTGCCGGAAAAAGAGCGGCTCCAGGAAGGTAACGAATACGGGGAACGTGGAAAAAGCCAGCAGACCCAGCGCAACTGTCGAGAGCTGGATTGCCTCGTAAAAGGAGGCCCAGTGCACAGCCAGCAGCACGCCCAGCGCCGCCAGGCTGAGAAAATCCTTCCCGCCGTCCAGGCGGATGCGCTTGCGCCCGGCCAGCAGGATGAGCAGAAGTGCCAGCGAGGAAAAGAAAACGCGCCCCAGCGTGATGATCAGGGAAGGCAGGGCCAGCAGCTTTCCGAAAACGCCGGAAAGCGCGCAGAGAAACGTCCCCAGATGCAAATAAATCAAGCTCTTTTTATATGGATTCATGTTGTTCTCCTATCATTTTGGGCTTGCAAGCGGCTTTTGCGCCCGGGCTTGCAGCGGCAATGAGATTATTATACAATGAGAAAAAAAATAAGTAAACTGAATGTGTCGAATAGACTGCATTCTAATTATGAATGATAGGAGCAGAGCATGGATACGATAAAATATAGAGCACTGCTGGAGACCATCGCCCAAGGCAGCCTGACCAAAGCCGCTAAAACGCTGGGCTATTCCCAGCCAGGCATCAGCCATATGATCCGCGCCCTGGAGCAGGAGTTTGGCTTTGGGCTGCTGCGGCGGGGCAAGGATGCGGTTTTGCCCACGGAGAATGCGGAAAAGCTTCTGCCCTATCTGCGGCAGATCGAGCGGGGCGAGCGCAGTGTTTTGGAGCTGGCCGCCAAAATTTCCGGAGCGGAAGAGGGCGCCGTGCGCATCGGAGCTTTTTACAGCGTTTCCATGCATTGGCTGCCCAGGGTGATCGGGCGCTTTTCCCAGGCATATCCCGGCATCTCCATTCAGCTCTCGGAAGGCAACCGCGGGGAAGTCTGGCGCTGGCTGGTGCAGGGAGAGATCGATCTGGGCTTTTTCTCTGCGCCGGTGCCCGAAGGGTTTGATTTTTTCCCCATTGCGGAGGATCCCGTCATGGCGGTTCTGCCTGAAAACCACCCGCTGTGCAAATTGGAAAAAATCCCTGCGAAACGTCTCATCAAAGAGCCGTTCATAAGCCCCTGCGAAGGCGCGGATGAGGAAGTGGAGCGGGTCATCAGAGAGGAAGGGCTAAGCCAGCCGCAGATCCGCTATCGCATCAAAGGCGACGAGACGATTTTTTCCATGGTGGAGGCCGGACTTGGGGTAACGCTCATGTCGCGTCTGCTGGCGGAAAAAACCCGGGCGGAGGTGCAGATTCGCCCGTTGGAGCAGGAGCACTGCCGGGTTTTGGGCATCGCCGCCCGGCAGGGCGAGCAGCTCTCCCCGGCGGCGCGGCGCTTTTTGGAGGCGGCGGCAGAGCAGCTGCAACGAGAATATAGTTGACAAATCCGGGTGGGTGTAAGACAATAAAATTATCAAAAGGGATGTCACATAAGGAGGAAACTATGTCCGAAAAATCTTTTTTAGTTGAAGTGTCGGCGCGTCATGTGCACCTGACCCAGGAAGATGTTGAAAAGCTCTTTGGCGCAGGTAAGACGCTCACATATGTCCGCGATCTTTCCCAGCCGGGGCAGTTTGTCTGCGAAGAGCGCGTGGAGATCGTCGGGCCCAAGCGCTCGATCGCCAATGTCGTCATTTTAGGGCCGACCCGCCCGGCCAGCCAGGTTGAGGTCTCCCTGACGGACTGCTTCACGCTGGGCGCCATCGGGCCGGTGCGCGAGAGCGGCGATTTGGCGGGCAGTGCCCCCATCAAGCTCAAAGGGCCGGCAGGCGAAGTGGAGCTTTCCGAGGGCCTGATCGTGGCAAAGCGGCATATCCATATGACGCCGGAAGATGCAGAGCGTCTGGGCGTGCAGGATAAGGAGATCGTCCAGGTGAAGGTGGATACGGATCGCCCGGTGATCTTCGGAGACTGCGTTGTGCGCGTCAGCCCGAAATTTGCGCTGGCCATGCATGTGGATACAGACGAAGCCAACGCCTCCCTCATTGCCAGAAATGGCTGCCAGGGCGAAATCGTCAAATAAGAGGGCCAGAATGAAGCCGGGAAGTTTCCCGGCTTTTTTTGCGGGCAAACTCTGCGCCTGCCAGCCGGCAAAAAACTTTAAAAAATGAGGAAAACAGAGGGATTGTTCACAGTTTATATTTAAATTGGCTGAAAAATGGACTTATTTCCTTGGTAGAATAGAGACTGTAAAGAAGAAGCAAGCACAAAAATTCTTCATCATCATTTTTCCTTTCTTTCCTCTTAGGGTAGGGGCTGCCACAGCCGGCAGCTCCTTTTTCCTAGAAAAAAGAGCCGGGCATTTGCCCAGCTCTTTTTTTGCGCAGTGTGCCTGCTATTTTGCGTTTTGTGCCCGGAGCTCGCGCAGTTCCTGCTTGAGAGCCGGCGAAACCCGGAAGGATTCCAGCGCCTTTTGGATGGTTTTGCGATAGGTGAAATCGTCCAGCGGGGCGGTTTTCAGGCAGCGCATGGCCTGGGATGGGAATTTGGCCAGCGCCGTGGCAAGAAGCCAGGCAACGGCCATTTTCGCATAGTAGGCGGGGTGCGAAAAGGAGGAGACGAGCGAAAGCACGGCATCAATATACTCCTCCGTCAAGAAGAAATCCAGCAGCATGACATAGCCAAACCGCGCCTCGAATTCCTTTTGGCTGCCGCAGTAGGGCCGCACAAAGGAAAAGACCATCTCCCTATTTTTTGCAGAAAACTTGAGCCCGGCGCAGAAACTATCGCAGATGGACCAACTATCGATTTCAGGGATGAAAGCCTGGATGCGGGAAATGCGCTCTTCCGGGCTGATCTGAACCGCGCCGATGATCATGCCGCGCAGCATGATCTCCTCGAAATAATCCCGGGGCGCGGCGGCCAGGTAATCCGCCCAGCCATCCGAGCGGGCAATCTCCTTTGCCAGCGCCCGCAGGGCCGGCAGGCGCACGCCCAGCATGCGCTCTTCGCCCGGGATGAGCGCCGCGGAAAATTTCTGGAACTCCGGCTCACTGAGCGCAAAAAGCCGCTCTCTTATCTGGCGAACAAACTCCATCTCTCCTCCAAACTATAAAATCAAGAGAAAGGTTCCGGCAGTGATAAAGCCGCCGCCCAGCAGAGCCTTCCAATCCAGCTTCTCCTTTAAAATCAAAAAGGAGAGGGCTATGCTGATGACGACGCTGAACTTATCTACCGGGATGACCTTGCTGGCCTCGCCGATTTGCAGGGCCCTATAGTAGCAGAGCCAGGACAGCCCGGTGGCGATGCCGGATAAGACGAGAAAGACCCAGCTTTTCCCCGTGATATGCGGGATCTCTGCCTGCTTGCCCGTAAAAAGCACAATTGCCCAGGCCATAACCAGCACGACAGCCGTGCGGATGGCCGTGGCGAGATTGGAATTGAGCTGCTGGATGCCCAGCTTTGCGAGAATGGAAGTCAGCGCGGCAAACAGCGCCGAGAGCAGTGCGTAGACAGCCCACATATGGTTTCCTCCGATGTGTTTCATGTTCCTCTCTGCTCCTCAAAAGAGGGGTCTGCCTCGCGCTCCCAATCGTATGCCGCGGATTCCTCCAGGCTTTTTGGCCAGTGGGCAGACCAGGCCGGGCCGGCCGGATGTTCCACGCGATCCGAGCTTGGCGCATAGGGCTTGATGTCCAGGATGGGCGATCCATCCTCCGCATCGCAGTTTTCCAGCCAGATGAGGCCGGCATCCGCATCCAGCGCCAGAATGCGGCAGCAGGTCAGCGCGATGGGGTTGGGGCGGCGCGGCGAGCGCGTCGCAAAAACGCCCAGTTTTTCGGGTGCCCCAAGATAAGGGCAGCGCGCGTACACCTGGCCGCGGCTCTTGGCGTCATCTGCGCCGGAAAACCACCAGATCAGCTGCAAATGGCTATACGCACAAAGGCCGGCAATGCCTGGCGCATAAGCTGGATAAAACCGCGCGGCAACTTTGCCTCCGCACCGGGCAATCTCGCCGATGGGATAAACGCGGAGCTGCATACTATTGGCGCTGTTTGCGCATTTCCAGATACTCGGTCAGCAGTTTGGCCGCATCTTCCACGCATCCCGGGCAGCTGCGCAGAGGCTTTTCACACTTAAGCTCCCGGCAGAGCACGGAGGTGTTCATCTCCTCGAATTTTTTGGTCAGCTCGCGGACATCGGCATACGTCTCCATTTTGGATTTGGTGGGGTTTTGCAGGTCCGCCGCGCAGTTGGCCAAGCCCATGATGATATAAGCGCCTGTTACCGCGCCGCAGACGCCGCCCATCTTGCCCATGCCGCCGCCAAATGCCTCGGCGACCCGGAAGCCATCCACTTCAGAAAGGCCGAAATCCTCGCAGAATGCGCAGACGACGGCCTGCGTGCAGTTATACTTTTTCTTCGCGAAATTTTCTACCGCCAGTTGAACTTTATCCATTTTTATTTCTCCTCTTTTTCTAAAATTTCCGCCTGTGCTTTTTTGGAAAGCGAGCGCAGGACGGTTTGATATGCAGTTTCAATCAGTTTGCGAAGCGTATCTTCAGGCATGCCGCCAAAAAGATAGACGGAATTCCAATGCTCTTTGTTCATATAGTAGCCGGGCACGATGATGCCGGCATATTGCTCCCGCAGAGCATATCCCTGCTCTGGGGGCAGCTTGAGCGTCAGAATCGGGCGGCCCTCTTTATCGCCGCCGCGCATGGCATACATCTTTCCGCCCACGAGATAGCGCCAGGCATGCCACTCCTCTTTATAATCCTGCTGTGTGCCCTTTTGGGCAAGGCAGCGAGCTTCGATGAGTTTATCTATTTGCTCCATATGCGTTACTCCTCCAGCGCGCCATAGACGAGGTTGAGCAGAATCTGCGTGATCTTCTCCATGCTCTGCACGGAGATATACTCATAGCGCCCATGGAAGTTGTGCCCGCCTGTGCAGAGATTGGGGCAGGGAAGGCCCATGAAGGAGAGCGTCGCGCCGTCTGTACCCCCGCGGATGGGCTGAATCTTCGGCTGAACGCCGGCCTTTTGCATGGCGGCCTTGGCGCGATCTATGATCTCCATATGCGGGAGGATTTTCTCTTTCATATTAGCATATCGATCTGTAACGGTCACTTCAAACGTGCCCTGGCCGTACTTTTCATTCAAAAATGCCCCAATGGAGCAGAAGAGCTGTTTCTTCTGCTGGTATTTCTGCGCATCGTGATCCCGGATGATATAGAGAAGCTCTGCCTGCTCGACATCGCCGCGCATATCCGTCAGGTGATAGAAGCCCTCATAGCCTTCGGTATTGGCGGGAATCTCGAAGGAGGGCAGCATGGCGTTAAACTCCATGGCCATCAGCATGGCATTTTTCATCTGGCCCTTGGCCACGCCCGGGTGAATATTGCGCCCATGCACCAGCACTTTGGCATCTGCGCCGTTGAAGTTTTCATACTCCAGCTCGCCCAGCTCGCCGCCGTCCACAGTGTAGGCGTAATCTGCGCCGAAATGCGGGACGCGGAAGGCATCCGGCCCGCGGCCAATCTCCTCATCCGGCGTGAAGGCCAGCTTCACTTCGCCGTGCGGCGCATCGCCCTCGAGCAGCGCCTCGGCGGCGGAGAGAATTTCCGCGATGCCGGCTTTATCGTCTGCGCCCAGCAGCGTCGTACCGTCGGTAACGACCAGGCTATCCCCTTTGTATTTGAGCAGATCCGGGTATTGATTCGGGCTGAGCAGAATATTTTTTTCCGCGTTCAGCAGAATATCGCCGCCGTCATACTGCTCCACAACCCGCGCCTTGATGTTGCCGCAGGGGACGTCCGAGACCGTATCCATATGGGCGATCAGGCCGATTTTGGGCGCGGGCTTCTGCGTGTTGGCCGGGATGCTCCCGTAGACATAGCCCTGCTCATCCATATGCGCATCCGAGATGCCCATTTGCAGCATCTCCGAAACGAGAAACTGCCCCAAAGCCTTCTGCTTTTCCGTGCTGGGGATGGCGGGAGAAGCGGCGTCGGAGCCTGTATCGAAAGAGACATATTTCAAAAAACGATCTAATACGTGCATCTGTTATCCCTCCTGGAATTTCTTTCTTCATTATAGCATAGCAAGAAGGGAAGAGAAAGCGGGCGCGGATACAATTTTGCAGGCGGCGGGGCAAAGTAAATGTCAAAGACTGTAAATTTTGCTTGGAAGCCACCCGCATTTGCGTTATACTAGGGAGGAGAAAATTGCACAAATCACGGAGGAATTTTTATGGATGCAGCACTCAAACGGTTTGCAGCCGAAAATGGGATGAAGATGGCGAAAGGCTGTGCTTACGGAGAGCTGGGCGGGTTTCTCGTCACGCTTTCCAATCAGGATAATCTCCGCAGCCTGTATCTCAACTATAGGGCAGGCGCGGATGTTCCGGAGGAAAACGAGAGAAGGGGCCGGCTGGATGCGTTTCTGGCATCGGCGAAGGCGCAGGGCAATGTGCTCGGCTACAATGTTTTCAGCGATGGCGTTCAGATGAGCTTCCGCGGCACGGGCAAGGGCATGGCGAGCCTGCGGGCGCTGCTGCCCCAGCTTCTAGGCGCGCTGGCGCAGGATGGGTTCGTCGGAACGGCCTGCTGCAGCAGATGCGGGGGAGCCACAGATGGAACCGAGAAAATCGTCCTGCGGGACGGCAAGGCGCAGCTGATGCACGAAGCATGCATTACGGCTCTGGCAGATGAACAGCGGGAAGCCGTTCAGCAGCAGAGCCACAGCGGCAATAACTACTGGATGGGTCTGCTGGGCGCGGTTCTGGGCACGCTGGTCGGCCTGATTCCCTGGGTGCTGATCGCCCGGATGGGATATTTCGCCAGCATCGCGGGCTTTTTAATTGGTCTTTGTGCCAAAAAGGGCTACGAGCTGTTCCGGGGCAAGCTGGGCCGCCCCAAGCTAGTGGCGCTCATCGTCTGCTCAGTCTTAGGCGTGGTTTTGGCGCAGTATGTGGATGTTTGGATTCAGGTCGCCATCGAGCTGGACGGCTATTTCTTCAGCTTTGGGGAGCTCACCAGCATCACGACGCAGCTGATTCTGACCGAGCCCGAAGTGCTCACGCCCTTCCTGCTCAACTTGGTGCTGGGTCTGGTCTTCGCTTTGGCTGGGCTTTGGGGCGTGTTTGCGCAGACCAAGCAGGAAGTGGATATGGCATCCGGCAAGATGACGGTTCTGGACCGCAACTAAAGCAAAAAGCAGGGCAGCAAGCCCTGCTTTTTTGACTGCACGGAAAGCGGAGCGCAACAGCGGGTTGCTTTGCCTCGGCGGGCGGCAGTAGTATAATTCTCTATGAGGTGATGAGAATGAATACAAAGGATGTTATTTTAGAGCTTAGAACCAAAAGCGGGATGTCTCAGGATGCGCTGGCAGAAAAGGCCTATGTTACCCGGCAGGCGGTATCCCGCTGGGAAAACGGCGAGACTGTGCCAAATACCGAGACGCTGAAGCTGCTTTCAAAGCTATTCGACGTCTCCATCAACACACTGCTGGGCTCTCCCCGCAAGCTGATTTGCCAATGCTGCGGAATGCCGCTGGAGGATTCCTCCATCAGCCGGGAAAAGGACGGCGCGTTCAACGAGGAATACTGCAAGTGGTGCTATGCGGATGGGAAATTTGTCTATACAAGCCTGGAAGAGCTGGTGGATTTCCTCGTGGGGCATATGGCAAACCAGGAGTGGCCGCCCGAGCAGGCCCGGGCCTATTTTGAGGCGCAGCTGCCAAAGCTGAA from Christensenellaceae bacterium 44-20 carries:
- a CDS encoding SAM-dependent methyltransferase, producing MQLRVYPIGEIARCGGKVAARFYPAYAPGIAGLCAYSHLQLIWWFSGADDAKSRGQVYARCPYLGAPEKLGVFATRSPRRPNPIALTCCRILALDADAGLIWLENCDAEDGSPILDIKPYAPSSDRVEHPAGPAWSAHWPKSLEESAAYDWEREADPSFEEQRGT
- a CDS encoding dihydrofolate reductase, which codes for MQAILSADQNWGIGKDGGLLVRVSEDMKFFRETTRGHAVVMGRKTFESLPGALPGRRNIVLSRGGFCAPGVETAVDVAALFALLGGQKEDAFVIGGGEIYRLLLPYTDRILVTRWDAVLEADTFFPNLDASGEFFLAEQSPRQESGGLGFTFCEYRRKQN
- a CDS encoding MmcQ/YjbR family DNA-binding protein — encoded protein: MEQIDKLIEARCLAQKGTQQDYKEEWHAWRYLVGGKMYAMRGGDKEGRPILTLKLPPEQGYALREQYAGIIVPGYYMNKEHWNSVYLFGGMPEDTLRKLIETAYQTVLRSLSKKAQAEILEKEEK
- a CDS encoding C-GCAxxG-C-C family protein, whose amino-acid sequence is MDKVQLAVENFAKKKYNCTQAVVCAFCEDFGLSEVDGFRVAEAFGGGMGKMGGVCGAVTGAYIIMGLANCAADLQNPTKSKMETYADVRELTKKFEEMNTSVLCRELKCEKPLRSCPGCVEDAAKLLTEYLEMRKQRQ
- a CDS encoding DNA alkylation repair protein; this encodes MEFVRQIRERLFALSEPEFQKFSAALIPGEERMLGVRLPALRALAKEIARSDGWADYLAAAPRDYFEEIMLRGMIIGAVQISPEERISRIQAFIPEIDSWSICDSFCAGLKFSAKNREMVFSFVRPYCGSQKEFEARFGYVMLLDFFLTEEYIDAVLSLVSSFSHPAYYAKMAVAWLLATALAKFPSQAMRCLKTAPLDDFTYRKTIQKALESFRVSPALKQELRELRAQNAK
- a CDS encoding EamA family transporter, whose translation is MWAVYALLSALFAALTSILAKLGIQQLNSNLATAIRTAVVLVMAWAIVLFTGKQAEIPHITGKSWVFLVLSGIATGLSWLCYYRALQIGEASKVIPVDKFSVVISIALSFLILKEKLDWKALLGGGFITAGTFLLIL
- a CDS encoding LysR substrate-binding domain-containing protein, with the translated sequence MDTIKYRALLETIAQGSLTKAAKTLGYSQPGISHMIRALEQEFGFGLLRRGKDAVLPTENAEKLLPYLRQIERGERSVLELAAKISGAEEGAVRIGAFYSVSMHWLPRVIGRFSQAYPGISIQLSEGNRGEVWRWLVQGEIDLGFFSAPVPEGFDFFPIAEDPVMAVLPENHPLCKLEKIPAKRLIKEPFISPCEGADEEVERVIREEGLSQPQIRYRIKGDETIFSMVEAGLGVTLMSRLLAEKTRAEVQIRPLEQEHCRVLGIAARQGEQLSPAARRFLEAAAEQLQREYS
- a CDS encoding TM2 domain-containing protein, with the translated sequence MFCRNCGQPMDDMAAFCTHCGAGKGTGSAYCPNCGSTVDPNAVVCVKCGVALGSMGYQNHQNQGNYNPYQQNYNPNFNQSGQPLKSKLAAGLLGIFLGGFGVHSFYLGYAGKGVAQIIVSLVTCGVGSLWGFIEGILILTGSISQDANGNPLAD
- the pepT gene encoding peptidase T; this encodes MHVLDRFLKYVSFDTGSDAASPAIPSTEKQKALGQFLVSEMLQMGISDAHMDEQGYVYGSIPANTQKPAPKIGLIAHMDTVSDVPCGNIKARVVEQYDGGDILLNAEKNILLSPNQYPDLLKYKGDSLVVTDGTTLLGADDKAGIAEILSAAEALLEGDAPHGEVKLAFTPDEEIGRGPDAFRVPHFGADYAYTVDGGELGELEYENFNGADAKVLVHGRNIHPGVAKGQMKNAMLMAMEFNAMLPSFEIPANTEGYEGFYHLTDMRGDVEQAELLYIIRDHDAQKYQQKKQLFCSIGAFLNEKYGQGTFEVTVTDRYANMKEKILPHMEIIDRAKAAMQKAGVQPKIQPIRGGTDGATLSFMGLPCPNLCTGGHNFHGRYEYISVQSMEKITQILLNLVYGALEE
- a CDS encoding zinc ribbon domain-containing protein yields the protein MNTKDVILELRTKSGMSQDALAEKAYVTRQAVSRWENGETVPNTETLKLLSKLFDVSINTLLGSPRKLICQCCGMPLEDSSISREKDGAFNEEYCKWCYADGKFVYTSLEELVDFLVGHMANQEWPPEQARAYFEAQLPKLNYWAQTRE
- a CDS encoding DUF2752 domain-containing protein; translated protein: MKALAKRYAHKWMILGLCAALVAVFALSGIGCPFYRIFGIPCPGCGMTRAFLACLRLDFAAAWRYHPMVFSLPYLLALFWKDGAVFPEKRWNAGILALVCLGFLAQYLCRLFG
- a CDS encoding cytidylate kinase-like family protein; the encoded protein is MNTNMIITIGRQFGSGGREIGRKLAERMGVPFYDKELLSEAAKQSGISKELFEQSDEKPTNSLLYALAMGSSYANRPPLNHTIFMAQFETIKKIAQNGPCVIVGRCADYSLRHMKNVVNVFIHASMEYRMDRAVRLYDVPEKHVKGVLARTDKQRASYYNFYTDQDWNDMRNYDLALDSSKIGADGAVEVILQYAERKQKLLAK
- a CDS encoding phosphate propanoyltransferase encodes the protein MSEKSFLVEVSARHVHLTQEDVEKLFGAGKTLTYVRDLSQPGQFVCEERVEIVGPKRSIANVVILGPTRPASQVEVSLTDCFTLGAIGPVRESGDLAGSAPIKLKGPAGEVELSEGLIVAKRHIHMTPEDAERLGVQDKEIVQVKVDTDRPVIFGDCVVRVSPKFALAMHVDTDEANASLIARNGCQGEIVK
- the thyA gene encoding thymidylate synthase codes for the protein MSRADQIFLQNCKDILQNGVWDTDGPVRPKWEDGAPAHTIKLFGIVNRYNLQEEFPIQTIRKINFKAALDEIFWIWQKKSNNIRDLSSHIWDSWADEQGSIGKAYGYQLGVKHQYAEGQFDQVDRVLYDLKHNPHSRRIMTSLYTFADLHEMNLYPCAYSMTFNVSGNTLNAILNQRSQDMLTANSWNVCQYAALLAMIAKVSGLKAGELVHVIADAHIYDRHVPIVEKLMEREGYAAPKLCMGEDITDFYAFNTENVWLEEYQNCGGVGKIPVAV
- a CDS encoding DMT family transporter, whose product is MNPYKKSLIYLHLGTFLCALSGVFGKLLALPSLIITLGRVFFSSLALLLILLAGRKRIRLDGGKDFLSLAALGVLLAVHWASFYEAIQLSTVALGLLAFSTFPVFVTFLEPLFFRQKLRLENVIIALVVFAGIAVVVPEFKLENQATKGILLGIFSGFTYAILALCNKRFTGKYSGTQISLYEHLFACISLLPFLFVCRPALTLRDIGLLALLGVVFTGIAQSLYVSSLRHVSARMAGIVSCLEPIYSTLFAFLFLHEAPALRDYIGAAIILGAVVYSTLRANKAQAEPLEANA